A single genomic interval of Halorubrum aethiopicum harbors:
- a CDS encoding DUF2589 domain-containing protein: MNGTDTLADLPLSSLFSGPLVAAVEASIQAQTESLSLIREVGFDDEGDLVTVSFEYRTTEVDPETGEQRQASRRLTVPLVLFLSVPELVVHEIEQEFSARIVDTESEEREEDPERSGGTAGLPTLAPSRLRVSPASEETTFSRRTKTKFDLDVRMVAEIDTQSTGMEMLERAANGAVREDREASERTEEIPSALDETTRE, translated from the coding sequence GTGAACGGAACAGATACCCTCGCGGACCTCCCGCTGTCGTCGCTGTTCTCCGGGCCGCTCGTCGCGGCCGTCGAGGCCAGCATCCAGGCACAGACCGAGTCGCTCTCGCTGATTCGGGAGGTCGGGTTCGACGACGAGGGCGATCTGGTGACGGTCTCCTTCGAGTACCGAACGACCGAGGTCGACCCGGAAACGGGCGAACAGCGCCAGGCGAGCCGACGGCTCACGGTGCCGCTCGTGCTTTTCCTCTCGGTACCGGAGCTCGTCGTCCACGAGATCGAACAGGAGTTCTCCGCGCGGATCGTCGACACCGAATCCGAGGAGCGCGAGGAGGACCCGGAGCGATCCGGCGGGACGGCGGGGCTTCCGACGCTCGCTCCGAGCCGCCTCCGCGTGTCGCCGGCCTCCGAGGAGACCACGTTCTCCCGGAGGACGAAGACGAAGTTCGACCTCGACGTCCGAATGGTCGCGGAGATCGACACCCAGTCGACCGGCATGGAGATGCTCGAACGGGCGGCGAACGGCGCGGTCCGCGAGGACCGCGAGGCCTCGGAGCGGACCGAGGAGATCCCGTCCGCCCTCGACGAGACCACACGGGAATGA
- a CDS encoding DUF2589 domain-containing protein, whose protein sequence is MPNPDFAAELGSIPYEEVIGTPLRAAVEANAKASMTAAEFIRSVGFTEPTVGQPEPVTVDFGYEKRIVDDQGNETTEQRSLSVPLLLLLNIPYFEVSNVTIDFNVKLNSVESYEQSSEFEFGYERTTQASADLGFLQGKTKSEVNVSYQRSTSRGQEIERTYDQSVHVAAESVEPPEGVNRLMGALEQTIADDSSNGNGNGNGNGNSNGNTN, encoded by the coding sequence ATGCCCAATCCAGATTTCGCGGCCGAGCTGGGTAGCATCCCGTACGAGGAGGTCATCGGGACGCCGCTGCGCGCCGCGGTCGAGGCGAACGCGAAGGCCTCGATGACGGCGGCGGAGTTCATCAGGTCGGTCGGCTTCACGGAGCCGACCGTCGGGCAGCCGGAGCCGGTGACCGTCGACTTCGGGTACGAGAAACGGATCGTCGACGACCAGGGCAACGAGACGACCGAGCAGCGCTCGCTGTCCGTCCCGCTGTTGTTGCTCCTGAACATCCCGTACTTCGAGGTCAGCAACGTGACCATCGACTTCAACGTCAAGTTGAACTCGGTGGAGTCGTACGAGCAGTCGAGCGAGTTCGAGTTCGGATACGAACGGACGACCCAAGCGAGCGCGGACCTCGGGTTCCTCCAGGGGAAGACCAAATCCGAGGTCAACGTGAGCTATCAGCGCTCCACGTCGCGCGGACAGGAGATCGAGCGAACGTACGACCAGTCCGTCCACGTGGCGGCGGAGTCGGTCGAACCGCCGGAGGGAGTGAACCGGCTGATGGGCGCGCTCGAACAGACCATCGCCGACGACTCCTCGAACGGGAACGGCAACGGCAACGGCAACGGAAACAGCAACGGGAACACGAACTGA
- a CDS encoding glycosyltransferase family 4 protein: MGDRGGGSEGEASEADEGADAPHVGIVVYGDLDARSGGFLYDRRLADHLAARGWTVEVVSLPERSYRRSLLTNLAPGLVDRLERFDVVVEDAYCGPSLFLANRRVGTPVVALVHYLRSAVVGEAVGDRAVRAIERDYLRTADAYVFNSRPTREAVAELCGVDDTGEQPPFPGIVAPPAGDRLGTAPALSGDRLTRDPFRVVAVGNVTPRKGITTLIRGLSLLDDGIDWRLRVVGDVGVAPEHVASLRALADRRGVADRVAFAGRVDDDALREELRSAHLLAVPSRYEPFGIVYLEGMAFGLPAIASANGGASDFVGDHNGALVPPDDAEAVADAVGPLARDRDRLRRLSEGARETFREHPTWEETCGRVRRFLRGIVEGETGEGPDAAVGSGNSHE; encoded by the coding sequence ATGGGCGATCGGGGCGGCGGCTCCGAGGGCGAGGCCTCCGAGGCCGACGAGGGGGCCGATGCCCCCCATGTCGGGATCGTCGTCTACGGCGACCTCGACGCCCGCTCCGGGGGATTTCTCTACGACCGACGGCTCGCCGACCACCTCGCGGCCCGCGGCTGGACGGTCGAGGTCGTCTCGCTGCCCGAACGGTCCTACCGGCGGTCGCTCCTCACGAACCTCGCGCCCGGACTGGTCGACCGCCTCGAACGCTTCGACGTCGTCGTCGAGGACGCCTACTGCGGCCCGTCGCTGTTCCTCGCGAACCGCAGGGTCGGGACGCCCGTGGTCGCGTTGGTCCACTACCTCCGGTCGGCGGTCGTCGGCGAGGCGGTCGGGGACCGCGCGGTCCGGGCGATCGAGCGCGACTACCTCCGGACCGCGGACGCGTACGTGTTCAACAGCCGGCCGACGCGGGAGGCCGTCGCCGAGCTGTGCGGAGTCGACGACACCGGGGAGCAGCCCCCGTTTCCGGGCATCGTCGCGCCCCCCGCCGGCGACCGGCTCGGGACCGCGCCGGCGCTCTCCGGCGACCGACTGACGCGGGACCCGTTTCGGGTGGTCGCCGTCGGCAACGTCACCCCGCGGAAGGGGATCACGACCCTGATCCGGGGGCTGTCGCTGCTCGACGACGGGATCGACTGGCGGCTCCGCGTCGTCGGCGACGTCGGCGTCGCGCCCGAGCACGTCGCGTCGCTGCGGGCGCTCGCCGATCGACGTGGAGTCGCGGACCGCGTCGCCTTCGCCGGCCGCGTCGACGACGACGCCCTCCGGGAGGAGCTGCGCTCGGCGCACCTCCTCGCGGTCCCCTCTCGGTACGAGCCGTTCGGGATCGTCTACCTCGAGGGGATGGCGTTCGGGCTGCCGGCGATCGCCTCGGCGAACGGCGGCGCGAGCGACTTCGTCGGCGACCACAACGGCGCGCTCGTCCCGCCCGACGACGCCGAGGCCGTCGCCGACGCGGTCGGGCCGCTGGCGCGCGACCGCGACCGCCTCCGCCGGCTGAGCGAGGGGGCCCGCGAGACCTTCCGGGAGCACCCCACCTGGGAGGAGACCTGCGGGCGCGTCCGCCGGTTCCTCCGCGGGATCGTCGAGGGCGAGACGGGCGAGGGACCGGACGCGGCCGTTGGCTCCGGGAACTCTCACGAGTGA
- a CDS encoding universal stress protein, with the protein MFDTIVVATDGSDSVGRAVDVAIDVAARFDAAVHALYVLDTGEVESSPDEVRDDLRDALDDHGERALAAVVESGAERDDGLDVVTEVREGRPAREIVSYADEIDADLVVTGTRGRHGENRFLIGSVAENVVRTCDPPVLTVRRLTDEDPRRVTF; encoded by the coding sequence ATGTTCGACACGATCGTGGTCGCGACGGACGGCTCCGACAGCGTGGGTCGGGCGGTCGACGTCGCGATCGACGTGGCCGCGCGCTTCGACGCGGCGGTTCACGCGCTGTACGTCCTCGACACCGGCGAGGTCGAGTCGTCCCCCGACGAGGTTCGCGACGACCTCCGCGACGCGCTCGACGACCACGGGGAGCGCGCGCTCGCGGCGGTCGTCGAGAGCGGCGCGGAACGCGACGACGGCCTCGATGTCGTGACCGAGGTGCGCGAGGGACGGCCGGCGAGGGAGATCGTCTCGTACGCCGACGAGATCGACGCCGACCTCGTCGTCACCGGGACGCGCGGGCGACACGGGGAGAACCGCTTCCTCATCGGGTCCGTCGCCGAGAACGTCGTCAGGACGTGTGATCCCCCCGTGTTGACGGTTCGCCGGCTCACCGACGAGGACCCCCGGCGGGTCACGTTCTGA
- a CDS encoding heme-binding protein, whose amino-acid sequence MVEAPATEEGWFALHEFRSIDWDAWRDAPDRKRERAVEEGRSYLLHREKLAAADAGDSAVFSVLGHKADLLTIHFRPTLDELSTIERGFENTALAEFTTTESSYVSVTEVSGYVSDAYFEGDEEEVDEGLRRYIEGKLKPEIPDDEYVSFYPMSKRRGEEYNWYALPFDERAELMSGHGDVGREYAGKIKQVIASSVGFDDHEWGVTLFGSDPTDIKDIVYEMRFDEASSRYGEFGRFYVGRRFPPEDLGAYLAGEPVPTGDAGGGGDADGHHGGADAHDHHGEGGSAHGDHPHGDGSAGGEGDHPHGGDDRSHGEDDAEGSADADDIRGELADLDIYAGKPHGEDVFATVLYSEADVDDLFEEVQGLRANFDHYGTHVKTAVYEGRSTDRAAVVSLWETASAAETAAGFLSELPEVVGRAGEESGFGTMGMFYTVKPEHREDFADTFDEVGEALAGMEGHLETDLMVNVEDENDMFIASQWRAREDAMDFFRSDDFRETVQWGREVLADRPRHVFLA is encoded by the coding sequence ATGGTCGAGGCACCAGCGACGGAGGAAGGGTGGTTCGCGCTACACGAGTTCCGGTCGATCGACTGGGACGCGTGGCGCGACGCGCCCGACCGGAAGCGGGAGCGCGCCGTCGAGGAGGGCCGATCGTACCTGCTCCACCGTGAGAAGCTCGCGGCCGCCGACGCCGGGGACTCCGCGGTCTTCTCCGTGCTCGGGCACAAGGCGGACCTGTTGACGATCCACTTCCGGCCGACGCTCGACGAGCTGTCGACGATCGAGCGGGGCTTCGAGAACACCGCGCTCGCCGAGTTCACGACCACCGAGTCGTCGTACGTCTCGGTCACGGAGGTGTCCGGCTACGTCTCGGACGCCTACTTCGAGGGCGACGAGGAGGAGGTCGACGAGGGGCTCCGCCGGTACATCGAGGGGAAGCTGAAACCAGAGATCCCCGACGACGAGTACGTCTCCTTCTATCCGATGAGCAAACGCCGCGGCGAGGAGTACAACTGGTACGCCCTCCCCTTCGACGAGCGCGCCGAACTGATGTCCGGCCACGGCGACGTCGGCCGCGAGTACGCCGGGAAGATCAAACAGGTGATCGCCTCCTCCGTCGGCTTCGACGACCACGAGTGGGGCGTAACGCTGTTCGGGTCGGACCCGACGGACATCAAGGACATCGTCTACGAGATGCGGTTCGACGAGGCCTCCTCGCGGTACGGCGAGTTCGGGCGGTTCTACGTCGGCCGCCGGTTCCCGCCCGAGGACCTCGGCGCGTACCTCGCCGGCGAGCCGGTCCCGACCGGCGACGCGGGCGGCGGGGGCGACGCTGACGGCCACCACGGCGGGGCCGACGCGCACGACCACCACGGCGAGGGCGGCTCGGCTCACGGCGATCACCCCCACGGGGACGGGAGCGCCGGCGGCGAGGGCGATCACCCCCACGGCGGCGACGACCGCTCCCACGGCGAGGACGACGCCGAGGGGTCCGCCGACGCCGACGACATCCGCGGCGAGCTCGCCGACCTCGACATCTACGCCGGCAAACCCCACGGCGAGGACGTGTTCGCCACGGTGCTGTACAGCGAGGCCGACGTCGACGACCTCTTCGAGGAGGTCCAGGGGCTCCGCGCCAACTTCGACCACTACGGCACGCACGTGAAGACCGCGGTGTACGAGGGTCGATCGACCGACCGCGCCGCCGTCGTCTCCCTCTGGGAGACCGCCTCGGCCGCCGAGACCGCCGCCGGGTTCCTCTCGGAGCTGCCCGAGGTCGTCGGGCGTGCCGGCGAGGAGTCCGGCTTCGGGACGATGGGGATGTTCTACACCGTCAAACCCGAACACCGCGAGGACTTCGCCGACACCTTCGACGAGGTCGGCGAGGCCCTCGCCGGGATGGAGGGCCACCTCGAGACGGACCTGATGGTGAACGTCGAGGACGAGAACGACATGTTCATCGCCAGCCAGTGGCGCGCGAGGGAGGACGCGATGGACTTCTTCCGCTCCGACGACTTCCGCGAGACCGTCCAGTGGGGCCGAGAGGTCCTCGCCGACCGGCCGCGACACGTCTTCCTGGCCTGA
- a CDS encoding D-2-hydroxyacid dehydrogenase — MSDPDVVVLRQKIHGIEGSDYAETLRERLPDREVALARTPAEEREYLSRARVATGFAVEEEDLAAAENLELFACVYAGTGHLPREAFEEHGVAVTNASGVHGPNIAEYVVGAMIGHARGFHRAQRQKQRREWRSYPTTEVYGSRVAVVGLGAIGETIVDRLSAFDAETVGVRYTPEKGGPTDEVVGFDRIHEAVTDAEYVVLACPLSDATEGLIDADVFRTMRSDAVLVNVARGRVVDTDALVSALRNNRIRGAALDVTDPEPLPEDHPLWGLSDVTITPHNAGHTPEYFDRLADVLAENLDRLEAGEELRNRVF; from the coding sequence ATGAGCGACCCGGACGTCGTCGTCCTACGGCAGAAGATCCACGGCATCGAGGGGAGCGACTACGCCGAGACGCTCCGCGAGCGGCTCCCCGACCGCGAGGTCGCGCTTGCCCGGACGCCCGCCGAGGAGCGCGAGTACCTCTCGCGGGCGCGGGTCGCGACCGGGTTCGCGGTCGAGGAAGAGGACCTCGCGGCCGCCGAGAACCTGGAGCTGTTCGCCTGCGTGTACGCGGGGACGGGCCACCTCCCCCGCGAGGCGTTCGAGGAGCACGGGGTCGCGGTGACGAACGCCTCCGGCGTCCACGGCCCGAACATCGCCGAGTACGTCGTCGGCGCGATGATCGGTCACGCCCGCGGCTTCCACCGCGCCCAGCGGCAGAAGCAGCGCCGGGAGTGGCGGTCGTATCCCACGACCGAGGTGTACGGATCGCGGGTCGCCGTCGTCGGCCTCGGAGCCATCGGGGAGACGATCGTCGACCGGCTCTCCGCGTTCGACGCCGAGACGGTCGGCGTCCGCTACACCCCCGAGAAGGGCGGGCCGACGGACGAGGTGGTCGGCTTCGACCGGATCCACGAGGCGGTCACGGACGCCGAGTACGTCGTGCTCGCCTGTCCCCTCTCGGACGCGACGGAGGGGCTGATCGACGCCGACGTGTTCCGGACGATGCGCTCGGACGCCGTGCTCGTCAACGTCGCACGCGGCCGGGTCGTCGACACCGACGCCCTGGTGTCCGCGCTCCGGAACAACCGGATCCGCGGGGCCGCCCTCGACGTGACTGACCCCGAGCCGCTTCCCGAGGACCACCCGCTGTGGGGGCTCTCCGACGTCACGATCACGCCGCACAACGCCGGACACACCCCGGAGTACTTCGACCGCCTCGCCGACGTCCTCGCGGAGAACCTCGACCGGCTGGAAGCCGGCGAGGAGCTTCGGAACCGGGTGTTCTGA